The Polynucleobacter sp. TSB-Sco08W16 genome includes a region encoding these proteins:
- a CDS encoding LrgB family protein — protein MNEKHSIVEIWVYLSGSPLFALFITLAAYQIGLTIYRHAKQNPLANPVAIAILIVATSIQLIEMPYSTYFEGAQFIHFLLGSATVSLAIPIYRGLDSLKGRSLPLIAALCTGGLVSIVSAVEIATLLGADSSITGAMYPKSVTAPIAMGIAERIGVSPTLTAIFAVSTGILGAILAPFVLNALGMKAWWQRGFAIGIGAHGIGTSRAFSIHPEAGTYASLAMGMNGVISAIAIPIIYHLFNK, from the coding sequence ATGAATGAGAAACATTCCATCGTAGAAATTTGGGTATACCTCTCGGGTAGCCCGCTCTTCGCACTCTTTATTACCTTGGCCGCTTATCAAATCGGCTTGACGATTTATCGTCACGCAAAACAAAATCCTTTGGCTAACCCAGTAGCCATTGCCATCCTCATCGTGGCAACATCGATTCAACTTATTGAGATGCCTTACTCAACCTACTTTGAAGGCGCCCAATTCATTCACTTCTTGCTGGGCTCTGCGACTGTTTCCCTGGCAATCCCGATTTATCGCGGGCTTGATAGTCTCAAAGGTAGATCCCTTCCCTTGATTGCAGCCCTTTGTACCGGGGGTTTGGTGTCGATTGTGAGCGCAGTAGAGATAGCCACTCTCTTGGGTGCTGATAGCAGCATTACTGGTGCGATGTATCCAAAGTCTGTCACCGCACCTATTGCCATGGGTATTGCTGAGCGTATCGGAGTCTCACCAACTTTGACTGCGATCTTTGCTGTAAGTACAGGCATTCTTGGGGCAATTCTGGCGCCCTTTGTTTTGAATGCGCTCGGTATGAAAGCTTGGTGGCAAAGAGGCTTTGCCATTGGTATTGGTGCCCATGGTATCGGCACATCACGTGCCTTTAGCATCCATCCAGAAGCAGGAACTTATGCCAGCCTTGCAATGGGAATGAATGGTGTGATCAGCGCCATTGCTATTCCCATCATCTATCACTTATTTAATAAGTAA
- a CDS encoding CidA/LrgA family protein yields MISGLVQILLFQSIGELVSKLLLPTLPGPVIGLVLLVGWLVLRKGINPELAAVADGFSQYLGLLFVPAAVGVVLFLPQLKANAFAIITALVASVILTIGSSAVVVRFLSKRASDE; encoded by the coding sequence ATGATTTCAGGGCTCGTACAAATCCTTCTATTTCAAAGCATTGGTGAACTCGTTTCCAAGCTTTTACTGCCCACCCTTCCTGGACCCGTGATTGGTTTGGTGCTGCTAGTTGGATGGCTGGTTTTGCGCAAAGGAATTAACCCAGAATTAGCGGCTGTTGCAGACGGCTTTAGTCAATATCTTGGATTACTCTTCGTGCCTGCTGCAGTAGGGGTAGTTTTATTTCTACCGCAGTTAAAGGCAAATGCCTTTGCCATCATTACCGCCTTAGTGGCCAGTGTCATTTTGACTATTGGTTCGAGCGCTGTTGTTGTGCGCTTCTTAAGCAAGAGAGCTAGCGATGAATGA
- a CDS encoding (2Fe-2S)-binding protein, which yields MAELNVNGKKYKVDVDPDTPLLWVIREQIGLTGTKYGCGVGQCGACTVLFEGQAMRSCSLPVAAAEGKKIETIESLEKSGQLSKVQKAWVDNQVPQCGYCQSGMVMATTALLRNNPKPTDAQIDESITNICRCGTFQQVRAAIHAASKA from the coding sequence ATGGCTGAGTTAAACGTCAATGGTAAGAAGTACAAAGTAGATGTTGATCCCGATACCCCATTGTTGTGGGTGATCCGCGAGCAAATTGGCTTAACCGGAACGAAATACGGTTGTGGTGTTGGTCAATGTGGCGCTTGTACAGTTCTGTTCGAAGGTCAAGCCATGCGCAGCTGCTCATTGCCGGTTGCGGCTGCGGAAGGTAAAAAAATTGAAACTATTGAAAGCTTAGAGAAGAGCGGACAGCTTTCTAAAGTTCAAAAAGCGTGGGTAGACAATCAGGTGCCACAGTGTGGCTATTGTCAATCTGGCATGGTGATGGCAACAACTGCTTTGTTGCGTAATAACCCAAAGCCAACAGATGCTCAAATCGATGAGTCGATCACCAATATCTGCCGTTGCGGCACATTCCAACAAGTGCGTGCAGCTATTCATGCTGCTAGCAAAGCCTAA
- a CDS encoding molybdopterin cofactor-binding domain-containing protein — protein sequence MTTTINTSRRHFVIGSSAIAAGLAIGFDLSFMSAANAAMGTGTTAMTPLATPEIGVWVVVKPNDDVVVRIVRSEMGQGTITGLAQMVAEELQCDWKKVTYEYPSPAESLTRKAAWGSFSTGGSRGIRTSEQYVRKGGAAARMMLIQAAANQWNVPASECVAQNSVITHTPTGKKTTFGKVSVAASQLEVPKEVPLKDPKDWKLIGKSVDRIDGVSDKVTGKQVYAIDLKMPGMMVATIKQCPVFGGKVKSYDSAKAMNVKGVKKVVQVGDNAVAVIADTFWHAKTGLEQVDITWDEGANASVSSASIKKNLVEGLSADDAFVGSGNGDVKAAFASATKTMEATYFYPFLSHATLEPQTATAKWTTEMCEAWVPTQDGEASLAALIAASGLPAEKCNVYKVNLGGGFGRRGAFQDFTTQAVNIAKQMPGTPIKLIWTREEDMTHDHYHPVMMCKMSASIDDKKNVTGLNMRLSGQSILAAVRPAVVASNKGKDPAAFQGVDENGEHGITYKFPNLNIDHAMRNTHVPPGFWRGVNVNQNAIFLETFMDELAEATGKDAVEFRRQHMQDSPRAIAVLNAVADGIGWTKPAAPGVFRGVAQMHSYGSYVAAACELSVMNGNEVKIHRIVAATDPGYAVNPAQIERQVAGSFVYGLSALFEEEITIEKGAVVQKNFDTFNSIRLSQMPKVETIIIQGGGKEWGGVGEPTIAVAAPAVLNAIYRATGQRYRTVPLKNSGIKLV from the coding sequence ATGACTACTACTATTAATACCTCCCGCCGTCATTTCGTTATTGGCTCAAGCGCAATTGCAGCCGGCTTAGCAATTGGCTTCGATCTTTCTTTTATGTCTGCAGCCAATGCAGCCATGGGTACTGGTACTACAGCCATGACTCCATTAGCAACTCCCGAAATTGGTGTGTGGGTAGTGGTTAAGCCAAATGATGATGTGGTTGTGCGTATTGTTCGTTCAGAAATGGGTCAAGGCACGATTACTGGTTTGGCGCAAATGGTTGCTGAAGAACTCCAATGTGATTGGAAAAAAGTCACCTATGAATATCCATCCCCTGCTGAGAGTTTGACGCGTAAAGCAGCTTGGGGTAGTTTTTCTACGGGCGGAAGTCGTGGTATTCGTACCTCTGAGCAATATGTGCGTAAAGGCGGCGCTGCTGCCCGCATGATGCTCATACAGGCCGCTGCTAATCAATGGAATGTTCCCGCTTCAGAATGCGTTGCTCAAAATAGCGTAATTACTCATACACCAACTGGTAAGAAAACCACGTTTGGCAAAGTATCTGTAGCGGCATCACAGTTGGAGGTTCCAAAAGAGGTACCGCTTAAGGATCCTAAGGATTGGAAGCTTATTGGCAAATCAGTGGATCGCATCGATGGGGTGTCTGATAAGGTAACTGGTAAACAAGTCTATGCAATTGACTTGAAGATGCCAGGCATGATGGTCGCAACTATTAAGCAGTGCCCTGTATTTGGTGGCAAGGTCAAGTCCTACGACTCTGCTAAGGCAATGAATGTAAAGGGTGTTAAGAAGGTGGTGCAAGTTGGTGATAACGCGGTCGCCGTTATTGCTGATACTTTTTGGCACGCGAAAACTGGTCTTGAGCAGGTTGATATCACTTGGGATGAGGGTGCAAATGCTTCTGTTTCTAGTGCCTCAATCAAGAAAAATTTAGTTGAGGGCTTGTCTGCCGATGACGCTTTTGTAGGTAGTGGCAACGGCGATGTAAAGGCCGCTTTTGCAAGTGCAACTAAAACAATGGAGGCTACCTATTTCTATCCATTTTTAAGTCATGCAACATTAGAGCCACAAACTGCTACTGCGAAATGGACTACTGAGATGTGCGAAGCCTGGGTTCCAACCCAAGATGGTGAAGCATCTTTAGCTGCACTCATAGCGGCATCCGGATTGCCGGCTGAAAAATGTAATGTCTATAAAGTAAACCTTGGAGGCGGCTTTGGTCGTCGCGGTGCTTTTCAGGACTTTACTACCCAGGCTGTCAATATTGCCAAGCAAATGCCAGGCACTCCTATCAAGTTGATTTGGACTCGTGAAGAGGATATGACGCATGATCATTATCACCCAGTGATGATGTGCAAAATGTCCGCATCTATTGATGATAAGAAAAACGTTACTGGTTTAAATATGCGTTTATCTGGGCAATCTATTCTGGCCGCAGTACGTCCAGCAGTGGTAGCTTCCAATAAGGGAAAAGATCCTGCAGCCTTTCAGGGTGTTGATGAGAATGGTGAGCATGGCATAACCTACAAATTCCCGAATTTAAATATTGACCATGCGATGCGTAACACGCATGTTCCTCCAGGTTTCTGGCGCGGCGTTAACGTCAATCAAAATGCTATTTTCTTAGAGACATTTATGGATGAGTTAGCAGAGGCAACCGGTAAGGATGCGGTAGAGTTCCGTAGGCAGCATATGCAGGATTCCCCACGTGCAATAGCGGTGCTCAATGCGGTAGCTGACGGCATTGGCTGGACTAAACCTGCAGCACCTGGCGTCTTCCGAGGTGTTGCACAGATGCATTCGTATGGAAGTTATGTGGCAGCAGCATGCGAGTTATCAGTTATGAATGGTAATGAGGTCAAAATTCATCGTATCGTTGCCGCTACTGATCCGGGTTATGCAGTGAATCCTGCGCAAATTGAACGCCAGGTTGCAGGTTCATTTGTGTATGGTTTATCGGCGCTCTTTGAAGAAGAAATCACTATTGAAAAAGGCGCTGTAGTACAAAAGAACTTTGATACCTTCAACTCCATTCGCTTGTCGCAGATGCCAAAAGTTGAAACCATCATTATTCAAGGTGGCGGTAAGGAGTGGGGCGGTGTGGGTGAGCCTACGATTGCAGTAGCTGCTCCAGCGGTACTGAATGCGATCTATCGTGCTACTGGCCAACGCTATCGCACAGTTCCTTTGAAAAATAGCGGCATTAAGCTCGTTTAA
- the soxX gene encoding sulfur oxidation c-type cytochrome SoxX, whose translation MRKGCALAVFLLVALNLSQASAQSNVSIFAGEIAQPLTAMPGDPLRGRAIVTSRQTGLCLLCHNGPFPEERFQGNLAPELSASVARYTAPQLRARIVNSSYFHPNTIMPAYFSVDHLNRVAPKFMGQTILNEQEIEDVVAFLLTLNSSKP comes from the coding sequence ATGAGAAAGGGGTGCGCACTGGCAGTTTTCTTGCTAGTCGCCCTCAATCTCAGTCAGGCCAGTGCACAAAGTAATGTGAGCATTTTTGCAGGAGAAATTGCGCAACCCTTAACAGCAATGCCAGGTGATCCGCTGCGCGGGCGCGCTATTGTTACCAGTCGTCAAACTGGTTTATGTTTACTGTGTCATAACGGACCATTTCCGGAGGAGCGTTTTCAGGGAAATCTAGCTCCTGAATTAAGTGCCAGTGTTGCACGCTATACGGCGCCTCAACTCAGGGCGCGAATTGTGAATTCTAGTTACTTTCATCCCAATACCATCATGCCGGCGTACTTCAGCGTTGACCATCTCAATCGCGTTGCCCCTAAGTTCATGGGTCAAACCATTTTGAATGAGCAGGAGATTGAAGACGTTGTCGCCTTTTTATTAACATTAAATTCTAGTAAGCCATGA
- a CDS encoding SoxY-related AACIE arm protein codes for MIEPTLAHQTSRRNWFKQLQNLGVLALGVWFSPLTVFAKKEDAAKAIQEITGGKLVQDGKVNLVIPPLVENGNLVVLKVSVDSPMTANDYVKVIHVIAEGNPLPNIFTAYLSPRSGSATITTRVRLADSQTVWAIAQMNNGSFYRGSAETLVTLSACTELV; via the coding sequence ATGATTGAACCAACATTAGCCCATCAAACTAGTCGCCGTAATTGGTTTAAGCAATTACAGAACCTTGGCGTTCTTGCTTTAGGTGTTTGGTTTAGCCCTTTAACTGTATTCGCTAAAAAGGAAGATGCAGCAAAAGCCATTCAAGAGATTACCGGTGGCAAGTTAGTGCAAGACGGCAAGGTGAATCTAGTCATTCCTCCTTTGGTGGAGAACGGTAATCTGGTGGTGCTGAAGGTCAGTGTAGATAGCCCTATGACTGCCAATGATTACGTTAAAGTGATTCATGTGATTGCAGAAGGTAACCCACTACCCAATATCTTCACCGCCTACTTGAGCCCGCGTTCGGGTTCGGCAACCATTACCACGCGTGTTCGCTTGGCTGATAGTCAAACCGTGTGGGCGATTGCGCAAATGAATAATGGTAGTTTTTATAGAGGCAGTGCAGAGACCTTGGTCACGCTGTCTGCTTGCACGGAGTTGGTATGA
- a CDS encoding thiosulfate oxidation carrier complex protein SoxZ translates to MSKTSRTSITMPSSAKKGAIIEIRAIAQHDMESGFRYSEGGKLIPRDIIRVFTCTYNDVEVFKADFYPGIGANPLIIFTTIAGETGTLEFKWSGDDGYEAINQAHITVS, encoded by the coding sequence ATGAGTAAAACATCACGCACCTCTATCACCATGCCATCGAGCGCCAAGAAAGGTGCCATTATTGAGATTCGAGCGATTGCACAGCACGATATGGAGTCTGGCTTTCGATATAGTGAGGGCGGCAAATTAATTCCACGCGATATTATTCGTGTCTTTACTTGCACCTATAACGATGTCGAAGTATTCAAGGCAGATTTTTACCCCGGTATTGGCGCTAACCCCCTTATTATTTTTACAACGATTGCTGGCGAGACTGGAACATTAGAATTTAAGTGGTCTGGCGATGATGGCTATGAGGCCATCAATCAAGCGCACATTACAGTTTCATGA
- the soxA gene encoding sulfur oxidation c-type cytochrome SoxA, which produces MRNLLLTLVCSYSILFFAPQVKAASDNGKQALQSSYQLMSAENKAMQDDPSLNPAMFWVGDGQALWDTQVGKSNKSCASCHGDPKKSMRGVATQFPKIMNGKLQTLEGQINQCRVGAQGTSSLAYESKDLLSLTALVAYQSKGMPISVKETPQNKAELQKGRQSFYERMGQLNLSCAQCHEDRAGLKLGGAPIPQGHPNAYPIYRLEWQTLGSLQRRLRNCMSGVRAQQYEYGSPEMAQLELFLAWRARGLPLESPGVRP; this is translated from the coding sequence ATGAGAAATCTACTGCTCACCCTGGTTTGCAGCTATAGCATCTTATTTTTCGCCCCCCAGGTAAAAGCTGCCTCTGATAATGGTAAGCAAGCGCTTCAATCGAGCTATCAATTGATGTCTGCAGAAAATAAAGCAATGCAAGATGATCCCAGTCTTAATCCAGCCATGTTTTGGGTGGGTGATGGCCAAGCGCTTTGGGATACGCAGGTAGGCAAGAGCAATAAGTCCTGTGCCAGTTGCCATGGTGATCCTAAAAAATCCATGCGGGGAGTTGCCACTCAATTTCCAAAAATCATGAACGGGAAGTTGCAAACTCTCGAGGGTCAAATCAATCAATGCCGCGTCGGTGCGCAAGGAACTTCATCACTTGCTTACGAAAGCAAGGATCTTTTATCGCTCACAGCATTGGTCGCATACCAATCCAAAGGAATGCCAATTTCCGTTAAAGAAACGCCTCAAAATAAAGCTGAACTACAAAAAGGGCGTCAATCTTTTTATGAGCGAATGGGTCAGTTGAACTTATCGTGTGCCCAATGCCATGAAGATAGGGCGGGCTTGAAGTTGGGTGGCGCCCCAATACCGCAGGGCCATCCTAATGCTTATCCTATTTATCGCCTGGAATGGCAAACCCTGGGATCATTACAGCGTCGACTACGTAACTGCATGAGTGGTGTCAGAGCGCAGCAGTATGAGTATGGTTCGCCAGAAATGGCACAACTAGAATTATTCTTAGCGTGGCGTGCAAGAGGGCTTCCCCTAGAATCTCCAGGGGTTAGGCCTTAA
- the purU gene encoding formyltetrahydrofolate deformylase: MTTENYYLTLTCPNKPGIVAAVSTYIFQAGGDIEEAQQFDDKASKRFFMRVSFSCPTDGNTLRSGFTEIAKRFELTWNLRAVKDLKRVLIMASKLDHCLVDLLYRWRIGELPMIICGIVSNHPRDVYASIDFADIPFYHLPVTPETKPAQEAKLLEIVEKSKVDMVILARYMQILSDDLSTKLSGRCINVHHSFLPSFKGAKPYHQAHARGIKLIGATSHFVTSDLDEGPIIEQDVTRVTHGDTPEDLVRKGRDLERTVLSRALRYYLHDRVLINGTTSVVFSD, encoded by the coding sequence ATGACTACTGAAAACTATTACCTGACCCTTACCTGCCCCAATAAACCTGGCATCGTAGCTGCTGTATCCACCTATATCTTTCAGGCGGGCGGTGACATTGAAGAAGCTCAACAGTTTGATGACAAAGCATCCAAGCGATTCTTTATGCGAGTGAGCTTTAGCTGCCCGACAGATGGCAACACATTACGCTCCGGATTTACGGAAATTGCGAAGCGATTTGAACTCACCTGGAATCTGCGTGCAGTCAAGGATTTAAAACGCGTACTCATCATGGCATCCAAGTTAGATCATTGCCTAGTGGATCTTTTGTACCGCTGGCGCATTGGTGAATTACCAATGATCATCTGCGGTATCGTCTCCAATCATCCGCGAGATGTCTATGCCAGTATTGATTTTGCTGACATTCCTTTTTATCACCTACCAGTTACACCCGAGACTAAGCCTGCTCAAGAAGCCAAGTTATTGGAAATCGTTGAGAAATCTAAAGTAGATATGGTGATTCTGGCTCGCTATATGCAAATCTTATCTGATGATTTATCCACCAAATTATCTGGCCGTTGCATTAACGTACACCACTCCTTTCTGCCAAGCTTCAAAGGCGCAAAACCCTATCACCAGGCCCATGCGCGCGGCATTAAGCTGATTGGAGCTACCTCTCACTTTGTTACTAGCGACTTAGATGAGGGTCCGATTATTGAACAGGACGTTACTCGCGTTACTCATGGCGACACACCAGAAGACTTGGTCCGCAAAGGTCGAGATTTAGAGCGCACCGTTTTATCTCGTGCATTGCGCTATTACTTGCATGACCGTGTATTGATTAATGGCACAACTTCAGTCGTCTTCTCCGACTAA
- a CDS encoding surface-adhesin E family protein, with translation MKKILLASLTSSALLLFYSNANAAWKELGSNELMVVYVDIDTIQVQGEKTQIVSMLDLKKPGLNPTNKEAVSSIVGLNEFNCPTMSYRPIAYKEFAGNKASGKVVSDNNTPDSKFEPVVSDTWAAGVFNSVCKLNK, from the coding sequence ATGAAAAAAATTCTTCTTGCTAGCTTAACCTCCTCAGCTCTGCTCCTTTTTTATAGCAACGCTAATGCGGCCTGGAAAGAGTTGGGATCAAATGAATTGATGGTTGTATATGTGGATATTGATACCATTCAAGTGCAGGGCGAAAAAACCCAAATCGTTTCAATGCTTGATCTTAAAAAGCCTGGTCTTAATCCAACCAATAAAGAAGCTGTCAGCTCAATTGTTGGTCTCAATGAATTTAACTGCCCTACTATGAGTTATCGTCCGATTGCATACAAAGAGTTTGCTGGGAACAAAGCATCTGGCAAAGTGGTATCAGATAACAACACCCCCGACAGTAAATTTGAGCCCGTAGTGAGCGATACTTGGGCCGCTGGTGTGTTTAATTCTGTCTGCAAACTAAATAAGTAA
- a CDS encoding penicillin acylase family protein has translation MKPMTQSAGLRKFLRPLTWVITGALLLIIVLTLIYLYAAQSTPSGKYRIKTLGDPVVITFDEADIPHIKANNQSDALFALGYLHATERSWQMEINRRLASGRLSEILGPETVSIDRFIRTLGVKRAAERQFDKYPVSAKRLLQAYADGVNAGNTNLGWALPVEYFLTGSKPGHWSPTDSVAWMLMMAYDLGGNWQKELQRLELSQYLSTKQIWEVLPPYEIGEPPTNTDFAKIYRDLNVFNPQAGPANSKSKNLPITELTQIELPGGKEGIGSNNWALSGKLTATGKPLLANDPHLGLSAPAVWYFAHLDAPGLNVIGATLPGIPAVILGRTEKFAWSFTNTNPDVQDSYIEQIDPKNPGMYRGPDGMLPFKVRQEIIDIKGASPLNFIVKETRHGPVVSDSYARAQRAIDTSRFALALRWTALDSENQSVVGLLEMNRAKDLDTFKDALRKNYAPMQNVVMADSDGNIAYQAAGVAPKRLLHQGLYGVAPALGWEKQYDWGSYVPFDQLPASNNPEQGWLATANQRIIASNDPNPLTADWDLSARYDRIVELSKSRGSHDLDSMKSMQADTLSLSSVPLLDLFKSSKPTHPLGAQALEMSKNFDADMSINSPAALLFNAWADQLTRNLFSRLGYVFTQTYGDRNYRGALLAQIKNPNSPWCDDPKTQLIETCIDASNNAFDKALDYLSKEYGDDPNKWSWGKAHIAISEHRPLSKVPLLGMAFNIETPFPGDSNTINVGRLELLRSKNPYETLQAPSLRTIYDFSDLEKSVFIYQTGQSGWVQSKLYRNMNPLWAKNDYLPLQMKPEKSKHTLELINK, from the coding sequence ATGAAACCCATGACTCAATCAGCAGGACTTCGCAAATTTTTGCGCCCTCTTACCTGGGTCATTACAGGTGCACTGCTCCTGATTATCGTGCTCACCCTTATTTACCTCTATGCAGCACAATCAACCCCTTCTGGAAAATATCGCATTAAGACTCTCGGTGATCCTGTAGTCATCACCTTTGATGAAGCAGACATTCCTCATATCAAAGCGAATAACCAATCTGATGCTTTGTTTGCCTTGGGCTACCTTCATGCAACAGAGCGTTCTTGGCAAATGGAGATTAATCGTCGCCTTGCTAGCGGCCGCCTCTCCGAAATTTTGGGTCCCGAGACAGTCAGCATTGATCGCTTTATACGAACGTTAGGAGTAAAACGTGCTGCTGAACGTCAGTTTGATAAATACCCTGTTTCAGCAAAACGATTGTTACAAGCTTATGCAGATGGCGTGAATGCTGGTAACACCAACTTGGGTTGGGCGCTGCCTGTTGAATATTTTTTAACTGGATCTAAACCGGGTCATTGGTCGCCAACGGATAGTGTTGCATGGATGCTGATGATGGCCTATGACTTGGGTGGTAACTGGCAAAAAGAATTACAAAGGCTAGAGCTTTCTCAATACCTCAGTACCAAACAAATCTGGGAGGTACTCCCCCCTTATGAAATTGGTGAGCCACCGACGAATACAGATTTTGCGAAAATCTACCGCGATCTCAATGTATTCAACCCACAAGCTGGGCCTGCTAACAGTAAATCCAAAAATCTTCCAATAACAGAGTTGACTCAAATTGAGCTGCCCGGCGGAAAGGAAGGGATTGGCTCCAATAACTGGGCTTTAAGCGGCAAACTGACTGCTACTGGCAAGCCTTTACTGGCCAATGATCCCCACTTGGGTTTATCTGCACCCGCAGTTTGGTATTTTGCCCATCTGGATGCACCAGGCCTTAATGTGATTGGCGCAACTCTCCCAGGTATTCCGGCGGTGATTTTAGGCAGAACCGAGAAGTTCGCCTGGAGCTTTACGAATACCAATCCTGATGTCCAAGATAGCTATATAGAACAGATTGATCCAAAAAATCCTGGCATGTATCGGGGTCCAGATGGCATGTTACCTTTTAAAGTGCGCCAGGAGATCATCGATATCAAAGGTGCTTCACCGCTTAACTTTATTGTGAAAGAAACCAGGCATGGTCCAGTAGTATCCGATTCTTATGCACGTGCTCAGCGAGCAATTGATACCAGTCGTTTTGCATTAGCACTGCGCTGGACCGCTTTAGATTCTGAAAATCAATCTGTAGTCGGTCTCTTAGAAATGAATCGCGCCAAAGATCTAGATACCTTTAAAGATGCTCTGCGCAAAAATTACGCGCCGATGCAAAACGTTGTTATGGCAGATAGCGATGGCAATATTGCCTATCAAGCCGCTGGAGTTGCCCCTAAGCGATTGCTGCATCAAGGCCTTTATGGTGTCGCCCCTGCTCTAGGCTGGGAAAAGCAATATGACTGGGGTAGTTATGTACCTTTTGATCAGCTACCAGCAAGTAATAATCCTGAGCAAGGTTGGCTTGCCACAGCCAACCAACGCATTATTGCCAGCAATGATCCCAACCCACTTACCGCTGATTGGGATTTGTCTGCTCGTTACGATCGAATTGTTGAGCTCAGCAAATCTAGGGGTAGTCATGATCTCGACTCCATGAAATCGATGCAGGCGGATACACTTTCTTTGAGCTCAGTTCCTCTATTGGATCTTTTTAAATCCAGTAAGCCCACCCATCCTTTGGGGGCTCAAGCATTAGAAATGAGCAAGAACTTTGATGCGGATATGTCAATCAATAGTCCAGCTGCTCTATTGTTTAATGCTTGGGCTGATCAACTCACGCGTAATCTATTCTCTAGGTTAGGCTATGTCTTTACGCAAACCTACGGCGATCGCAACTATCGCGGGGCCCTACTCGCACAAATTAAAAATCCCAATAGTCCTTGGTGCGATGATCCCAAAACACAGCTAATCGAAACCTGTATTGATGCATCCAATAATGCATTTGATAAAGCACTTGATTATTTGAGTAAAGAATATGGAGATGATCCTAATAAGTGGTCATGGGGTAAAGCGCATATCGCCATCTCTGAGCATCGCCCATTAAGTAAGGTCCCTCTACTGGGTATGGCTTTCAATATAGAGACGCCGTTCCCAGGTGACAGCAACACGATTAATGTCGGTAGGCTGGAATTATTACGGTCCAAAAACCCCTACGAAACTCTACAAGCGCCCAGCTTAAGAACAATTTATGACTTCTCTGACCTTGAAAAATCCGTGTTCATTTACCAAACGGGTCAATCGGGTTGGGTGCAAAGCAAGCTTTATCGCAATATGAATCCCCTCTGGGCTAAGAATGACTACCTCCCGCTCCAAATGAAGCCAGAAAAGAGTAAGCACACTCTAGAGCTGATAAATAAGTAA